The following coding sequences are from one Panthera leo isolate Ple1 chromosome E1, P.leo_Ple1_pat1.1, whole genome shotgun sequence window:
- the ALDH3A2 gene encoding aldehyde dehydrogenase family 3 member A2 has product MDSKIQRVRDAFASGRSRPLRFRLQQLEALRRMVQEREKDILEAIAADLCKSELNAYSQEVITVLGELDLVLENLPEWVAAKPAKKNLFTMLDEAYIHSEPLGVVLIIGAWNYPFVLTIQPLIGAIAAGNAVIIKPSELCEKTATILAQLLPQYLDQDLYVVVNGGVEETTELLKQRFDHILYTGSTAVGKIVMEAAAKHLTPVTLELGGKSPCYVDRDCDLDVACRRIAWGKYMNCGQTCIAPDYVLCEPSLQDQIVQKIKETVKEFYGENIKESPDYERIINLRHFKRIQSLLEGQKIAFGGETDEATRYIAPTILTDVDPETKVMQEEIFGPILPIVPVRNADEAIKFINNREKPLAFYIFSHNEKLIRRMIDSTSSGGVTANDVVMHFMLSSLPFGGVGSSGMGAYHGKHSFDTFSHQRPCLLKTLKREGPNKLRYPPNSQSKVDWAKFFLLKRFNKGKLGLLLLAFLGIVAAVLVKAGYY; this is encoded by the exons ATGGACAGCAAGATCCAGCGGGTTCGCGACGCGTTCGCGTCCGGCCGGTCGCGCCCCCTGAGGTTCCGGCTGCAGCAGCTCGAGGCCCTGCGCAGGATGGTGCAGGAGCGCGAGAAGGACATCCTGGAGGCCATCGCCGCCGACCTGTGCAAG AGTGAACTCAATGCATACAGTCAGGAGGTCATTACCGTTCTTGGAGAACTTGATCTCGTGCTGGAGAATCTTCCTGAATGGGTCGCTGCTAAGCCAGCTAAGAAGAATCTGTTCACCATGCTGGATGAGGCCTACATTCACTCTGAGCCCCTGGGAGTCGTACTGATTATCGGAGCCTGGAACTACCCTTTCGTTCTCACCATTCAGCCTCTGATAGGAGCCATTGCGGCAG GAAACGCTGTCATTATCAAGCCTTCTGAACTATGTGAAAAAACAGCCACGATCTTGGCCCAACTCCTGCCACAGTATTTAGACCAG GACCTGTATGTCGTTGTCAATGGTGGCGTGGAGGAAACTACAGAGCTGCTGAAGCAGCGATTTGACCACATCCTCTATACGGGAAGCACGGCGGTGGGAAAAATCGTCATGGAGGCCGCCGCCAAGCATCTGACCCCTGTGACTCTTGAACTAGGAGGGAAGAGTCCGTGTTACGTGGACAGAGACTGTGACCTGGATGTCGCCTGCAG gcGCATAGCGTGGGGGAAGTACATGAACTGTGGTCAGACCTGCATTGCTCCTGACTACGTTCTCTGCGAACCATCCCTCCAGGATCAAATTGTGCAGAAGATTAAGGAAACCGTGAAG gaattttatggagaaaatataaaagaatccCCTGATTACGAAAGGATCATCAATCTTCGCCATTTTAAGAGGATACAGAGTTTGCTTGAAGGACAAAAGATAGCCTTTGGTGGCGAGACCGACGAGGCCACACGCTATATAG caCCAACGATCCTTACCGACGTCGATCCCGAAACCAAGGTGATGCAGGAAGAAATTTTCGGACCAATTCTTCCAATAGTGCCTGTGCGGAATGCCGATGAAGCCATAAAGTTCATAAACAACCGTGAAAAGCCTCTGGCCTTCTACATCTTTTCTCACAACGAGAAG CTCATCAGACGGATGATTGACAGCACGTCCAGCGGTGGCGTCACGGCCAACGACGTCGTCATGCACTTCATGCTCAGTTCTTTACCCTTTGGAGGAGTGG GTTCCAGTGGGATGGGCGCTTACCACGGCAAACATAGTTTTGATACTTTCTCGCATCAACGTCCCTGCTTACTGAAAACTTTAAAGAGGGAAGGTCCTAACAAGCTCAGGTACCCTCCCAACAGCCAGTCAAAGGTGGATTGGGCCAAATTTTTCCTCCTGAAACGCTTCAACAAAGGAAAGCTCGGTCTCCTGTTACTTGCTTTCCTGGGCATCGTGGCGGCTGTGCTTGTCAAG gCGGGATACTACTGA